One region of Vibrio sp. FE10 genomic DNA includes:
- a CDS encoding glycine zipper family protein: protein MEQYNIDLLECQQLSTQVQEEQTKGVGRSVVGTAARGAALGAAGTAIAGGHGSDGAKVGAGVGVVGGLLHHRHAAAYNQAQHEEGVNNVQKQCMVGRGYKVLN from the coding sequence ATGGAGCAATACAACATAGATTTACTGGAATGCCAGCAATTATCAACCCAAGTTCAAGAAGAGCAAACTAAGGGAGTTGGTCGCTCTGTCGTAGGTACCGCTGCAAGGGGAGCAGCTCTCGGTGCGGCAGGTACGGCTATTGCTGGTGGGCATGGCAGTGATGGAGCAAAAGTAGGGGCAGGTGTTGGTGTTGTTGGAGGGTTACTGCATCATAGACACGCAGCTGCTTACAATCAAGCCCAGCACGAAGAGGGTGTCAATAATGTGCAGAAGCAGTGCATGGTCGGCCGAGGATATAAAGTCTTGAACTAG
- a CDS encoding patatin-like phospholipase family protein, protein MNKIKSIIVMLLPMVLVACSSTHSIDKRVTEDNYESASIIRTPKTNSIYDEPYRFFGDETPKYLREVRDNPKLSEIVNQDNIPRIVGDQFSVLVLSGGGERGSYGAGIINGLYDSGKLPEFSMVTGVSTGALTAPFVFVGGEYIHELKTAMLALNDQDLLDKRGALWPLYSTSMVEGKKFYQFIEKTYDDELIEAIAREYRKGKRLQIGTTHFDSGRQMVWNIGRIADSDIPNKIEIIHKVLMASSSIPGFFPPQYFTVYANGSEYEEMHVDGGLSHQLFFNSYDFDLKEISELYGITKKPNIYIIRNGYLKNNFEKVEDNVFSLSERSVNNLIFSQTRGDLYKEVYVTNKAQANTYLSYIEEDFDVEPSEDLFFDQEYMNKLYEYGYEKAQNGTLWSASLIDGHQIKLRDKNLNDE, encoded by the coding sequence TGTTAGTAGCATGTTCAAGTACACACTCGATAGATAAAAGAGTCACTGAAGATAACTATGAGAGTGCTTCTATTATTAGAACACCTAAAACCAATAGTATTTATGATGAGCCATATCGCTTCTTTGGTGATGAAACACCTAAGTACCTTCGGGAAGTAAGAGATAACCCTAAGCTTAGTGAAATTGTAAACCAAGATAATATTCCGCGTATAGTGGGCGACCAATTTAGCGTGTTAGTCCTCTCTGGTGGTGGAGAACGAGGCTCTTACGGTGCTGGAATTATTAATGGACTATATGACAGTGGAAAGTTACCAGAATTTTCTATGGTGACCGGCGTTAGTACCGGAGCGTTAACCGCACCTTTTGTATTTGTTGGCGGGGAATATATTCATGAATTAAAAACGGCAATGCTTGCTTTAAATGATCAAGATCTTTTGGACAAGAGAGGCGCTCTATGGCCTCTATACAGCACATCAATGGTTGAAGGGAAAAAATTCTATCAATTCATAGAGAAAACTTACGATGATGAACTAATTGAAGCCATTGCTCGTGAATACCGAAAGGGTAAACGACTCCAAATCGGCACAACCCACTTTGATTCCGGTCGCCAAATGGTTTGGAACATTGGTCGCATTGCGGATAGCGACATACCTAATAAAATTGAAATTATTCATAAAGTGTTAATGGCGAGCTCATCGATTCCTGGGTTCTTTCCTCCGCAATATTTTACTGTTTACGCTAATGGTAGTGAATATGAAGAAATGCACGTTGATGGTGGATTATCTCATCAATTATTCTTTAACTCTTATGACTTTGATTTGAAAGAAATATCAGAGCTTTACGGAATAACAAAAAAGCCTAATATCTATATTATAAGAAATGGATATTTAAAGAACAACTTTGAAAAAGTAGAAGATAATGTGTTTTCTTTAAGCGAGAGAAGTGTAAATAATTTGATATTCTCTCAAACTAGAGGCGATTTGTACAAAGAGGTTTATGTAACAAATAAAGCGCAAGCAAATACATATCTTAGTTATATAGAAGAAGACTTCGACGTTGAACCAAGTGAAGATTTATTTTTTGACCAAGAGTATATGAACAAACTCTACGAATATGGATATGAAAAGGCACAGAATGGAACATTATGGTCGGCCTCTTTGATAGATGGGCATCAAATAAAGCTAAGAGATAAAAATCTAAACGATGAATAA